GTCCAGGAAATGATCGACATTTGCGATTTTGCTGTCGGTTTGTCGCGCCAGCTCTACGGCCTGACCATCGCAACCGAACGTCCCGGACATCGCATGATGGAAACCTGGCACCCGCTTGGCGTCGTTGGTGTTATTTCCGCTTTCAATTTCCCGGTTGCCGTCTGGTCGTGGAACACGGCGCTCGCACTCGTCTGCGGTAATGCCGTTGTCTGGAAACCATCGGAAAAAACACCTCTAACCGCGCTTGCATGCCAGGCGATCTTTGAGCGCGCCGCCAAGCGTTTTGGTGATGTTCCCGCCGGTCTTAGCCAGGTACTGATGGGCGATCGCACTGTTGGCGAGGCACTCGTCGATCATCCGAAGGTAGCGCTTGTATCGGCAACAGGATCGACCCGCATGGGCCGTGAGGTCGGGCCGCGTCTCGCCAAGCGTTTCGCCCGCTCGATCCTCGAGCTTGGCGGCAACAATGCCGGTATCGTCTGCCCCTCGGCCGATCTCGACATGGCGCTGCGTGCTATTGCCTTCGGCGCAATGGGAACCGCCGGTCAGCGTTGCACGAGCCTTCGCCGTCTATTCGTGCATGAAAGCGTCTATGAAACGCTCGTGCCCCGCCTGAAAAAAGCCTATGAGAGCGTTTCTGTCGGCAGTCCGCTCGATACATCGGCGTTGGTCGGCCCACTTATCGACAAGGCAGCCTATGACAATATGCAGAAGGCGCTGAGGCAAGCAATCGATCATGGTGGTAAGGTAACGGGCGGCGCGCGCATCGATACCGAATACGACAATGCCTATTATGTCCGTCCGGCTCTTGTCGAAATGCCGCAGCAGGATGGACCGGTAACCGACGAGACCTTCGCTCCTATCCTCTACGTCATGAAA
This is a stretch of genomic DNA from Phyllobacterium zundukense. It encodes these proteins:
- a CDS encoding aldehyde dehydrogenase family protein, with protein sequence MTIAQEVKTLLSKLGAAESAYTGGNMPSFSPVSGEKIADIVIHSADDTARTIEQADAAFREWRLVPAPRRGELVRLFGEELRALKSELGRLVSIEAGKIPSEGLGEVQEMIDICDFAVGLSRQLYGLTIATERPGHRMMETWHPLGVVGVISAFNFPVAVWSWNTALALVCGNAVVWKPSEKTPLTALACQAIFERAAKRFGDVPAGLSQVLMGDRTVGEALVDHPKVALVSATGSTRMGREVGPRLAKRFARSILELGGNNAGIVCPSADLDMALRAIAFGAMGTAGQRCTSLRRLFVHESVYETLVPRLKKAYESVSVGSPLDTSALVGPLIDKAAYDNMQKALRQAIDHGGKVTGGARIDTEYDNAYYVRPALVEMPQQDGPVTDETFAPILYVMKYSDFDKAIADHNAVGAGLSSSIFTLNLQEAERFLSADGSDCGIANVNIGTSGAEIGGAFGGEKETGGGRESGSDAWKAYMRRATNTVNYSSALPLAQGVSFDID